A single window of Arcobacter venerupis DNA harbors:
- a CDS encoding HlyD family secretion protein — MKIIWIYLILISSIFANEYYAKLEPIESYEVKAAVAGKIIYSNSKIEGLKANNSTIIEIDSQVNKVELEQSKNKLKYIDEMLQIEKNNYDRLNQVSSKSAFEKDTQKLKVINLESSKADMIINIETLKDTINNKKLVEKSNYIFNIAVKDGDYVNPGTLLYEAKDLSKGKLEFFVPIAQIDEIKNKDIYLDGKKSDIKISKIYDVADATNISAYKVELIIDDVKIFSRLVKIEFK, encoded by the coding sequence ATGAAAATTATATGGATTTATTTAATATTGATTTCATCAATATTTGCAAATGAATATTATGCAAAATTAGAACCAATAGAAAGTTATGAAGTAAAAGCGGCAGTTGCTGGAAAAATAATATATTCTAATTCTAAAATTGAAGGATTAAAAGCAAATAATTCAACAATTATAGAAATAGATTCACAAGTTAATAAAGTTGAGCTTGAACAATCAAAAAATAAATTAAAATATATTGACGAAATGTTACAAATTGAAAAAAACAATTATGATAGATTAAATCAAGTAAGTTCTAAATCAGCCTTTGAAAAAGATACTCAAAAATTAAAAGTAATTAATTTAGAATCTTCAAAAGCTGATATGATAATAAATATTGAAACATTAAAAGATACAATAAATAATAAAAAATTAGTAGAAAAGTCAAATTATATTTTTAATATTGCAGTAAAAGATGGAGATTATGTAAATCCTGGAACTCTACTTTATGAGGCAAAAGATTTATCTAAAGGCAAACTGGAATTTTTTGTTCCAATTGCTCAAATTGATGAAATTAAAAATAAAGATATTTATTTAGATGGTAAAAAAAGTGATATAAAAATATCAAAAATTTATGATGTTGCAGATGCTACAAATATTTCAGCATATAAAGTGGAACTAATAATAGATGATGTAAAAATATTTTCAAGGTTGGTGAAAATTGAATTCAAATAA